The region CATCATTTGTCACACCCTTTGTCAACAAATCCGCGACTTGGTCTTCGCTTCGGCAATAGCTCAATCTAAGCTTTCCATCACCAACCAATTCTCTCAAATAATGAAACCgcatctcaatatgcttgctcctTCCATGTGCAATCGGGTTCTTCGCAAGATTTATTGCGGAAACATTGTCTACAAACAGTGTGGTGGCAGCACCATCACCACATCCTAATTCCTTCAATAGATTCATAAGCCACATAGCTTGGCACGCACCTAACGACGTCGCAATGTACTCGGCCTCACAAGAAGAGAGTGCTACAACCGGTTCCTTTTTCGAACACAAAGAGATTGGTGTACTACCAAACATAAAGATGTACCCCGCCGTCGATTTTCGGTCATCTTTATCTCCGCACCAATTGGAATCGGTGTAGCCAAGTAAATTGTACTTACGCCCTGTGTCCGATGCGGGAAAGAGAATTCTGCAACCAAGAGTACCTTTCACATATCTAAGGATCCTCTTGACCGCCGGTAAGTGAGACACCTTCGGtctctccatgaatctactcGCAATACCGACACTAAAAGCCAAGTTCGGTCGCGTATTGCACAAATACCGTAACGATCCAATCAAGCTCCGGTAAAGCGTTGGATCGACATCATCCTCCTCATCACTTTTGGACAGCTGCACTCTAGCCTCACAAGGTGTAATACAAGCATTACAATGCTCCATATCACACTTTTTCAAAATATCTAGAGCATACCTCCTTTGGTGCATAAGCAGCCCCACTTTTAACTTGTGAAACTCTATGCCAAGGAAGTAATTCATGACACCAAGGTCTGTCATCTCAAACTCTCTCATGAGCTCACTTTTGAACCTTGAAACACTCTTGTCATGGCTGCCCGTAATCAAGAGATCATCAACATACAAGCAAAGTATAATCACACCATCATTCGTATCCGATCTCACATAAACTCCATGTTCAGATACACATCATTTGAAACCAATGTCAATAAGAAAGCCGTCAATATgtttgttccaagctcttggagcttgtttcaaaccatacaACACCTTGTGTAGCTTGTAATACTTCATCTCTTGATCTTTTATCACGAAACTGGGTGGCTGCCCCGCATAGACTTCCTCAACAAGAGGACCATTCAAAAACGCAgatttgacatccatttggtaaaCCATCCAATTGTTGTTATGCGCAATACCAACAACCAAACGAATAGTCTCTAATCTAGCCACCGGTGCGAATACCTCCTCATAGTCTATACCTTCTCGTTGCAAGAACCCCTTCGCCACTAATCGAGCTTTGTGCTTGATTACTTCACCTTTGGGATTTGCTTTAACCTTATGACCCATCACACACCTATCGGTTTCTTTCCAAGTGGTAAATCGACTAACTCCCAAGTATCGTTCTTCTCAATAGATTCCAGCTCCTCTTTCATTGCACATATCCGCTTAGGATCACTTAAGGCTTCTTCCTCATTTACCGGTTCGGATTCGGCCATAAGCGTGAAATGAACAAAGTCACCATCGTTATTCACTTCGTTATTCACTTCGTTATCTTGGAATATTTCGTAATCTCGGAGTCTATGAGGCAAGGCTCTTTGCCTCACTGGTCTACCATCATTAACAACGTCATTTTGCGCTACTGTAGGTGCTAGTACAGTGGTGTCAGAAGCCTCCGGATCAGAAATCTCAAAAAACTGTTGCTGCAATTCTTCTCAGTGTAACCGATTACTCCTAGTAGGGTAATCGGTTACTAATGTATTTTCTGTGAGTAATCGGTTACTGCtatttgggtaaccggttactgtagCATTTTCTGCATTTTTTACTTCATCAAAAGTCACATCCCGGGTTATGACGACCTTCTGATTTCTTCCATCGAACAACTTGTACCCTCCAGTAGAGTGATATCCTACAAATATCAGCTTCTCACCCTTATCATCCAATTTCTTCCGAAGTTGGTCTGGTACATGACGATATGCAATCGATCCAAAACGCGCAAATGATTCAAATTTGGTTTGAAGCCACTCCAAGCCTCTTCCGATGTGAGTTTCTCCAGCTTCTTAATGGAACACCTATTCAACAAGTAGGTGGCTGTAGACACAGCCTCACCCCACAATTCCTTAGGAAAATTCTTCCCACAAAGCATAATACGCACCATGTTCATTATTGTACGATTTTTCCTCTCGGCAGCCCCGTTTTGTTGAGGCGTATACGGAGGCACCACCTCACGTACAATTCCCTCAAGATCACAAAACTTCTCAAACTCACTAGAGGcatactcacctccaccatccgTTTTGAGAATTTTGAGCTTCCGATCGCTTTGGCGCTCCACCATGGATTTGAAATTCTTGAAAACTCCAAATACCTCATCTTTTCTCTTAATAAGATATGTCCAAAGCTTCCTACTAAAATCGTCAATGAACATAACAAAATATTGATTGCCACCATAAGTCTCTACTTGCATCGGTCCGCAAACGTCGGAACATACCACCTCAAGTAAGCCTTTGGTTCTTCGACTCGCATCTTTGCTAAACACATTCTTGTGTTATTTAGTATTCACACATTCCTCACACAATTCAGTTGGAATACTAATGTGTGGCAGCCCCGTTACCATTTCACTTTGTTGCAACTTTCTTAGATCCCTAAAATTAAGGTGACCAAGACGGTAATGCCATAACCACTCATCTTTACTTGTCGCAGTAGCTAGTCAACGATGCTCCATAACCTTTAACTCAATCTTAAAGGTTCTGTTGGCAGCCATCGGCGCTTTTAGAATCAACATACCATTTGAATCTAAAACGCGTAAAAACTTCTCCTCCAACCGAATTTTGTATCCCCTTTCAAGCAATTGGCCAATGCTTAAACGATTACACTTAATTCCCGGTATATACAAGACATCTTTGATCCTTGAATGTCCACCATTCCTTTTTCCGATCAAAACATCTTCTACCCCTTCTGCGCTTAAAGTGGTGTCATCGGCAAATTTGACTTTACTTTTTGCCGCTTGATTGATTTGCACAAACCAATCTTTTCGACCCGTCATATGTGTTGAACAACCGGAATCCAAGTACCACTCCTCTCTCCCTTGGACTCCATCACGAACGGTAAACAACGCATTTCGATCTGAATGCATTTTCTCGCTATTTTCCGGAACGGTACAGCTGCTGTCCCGCAAACTGTCACTAAAGTAGCTGCTGCCCGGAACATCCGTAATGCCATAACTCCTCTCCGTGATCATTACTAGAAGTGTGTCCTCATCATCTACCTCTTCCCTAGCAACCTTGACTTCATTATTGTGATTCTCTTTCGATTTAGCACGACACGAATTTGCAAAGTGTCCAAACTTTCTGCACTTGTAGCATTGCACCTTACTCACATCACGCTTCTTGAAACCATTGCTATGACCACTATCCTTAGAGCTACTTTCACCCTTTTCACTCGTCGAATGCTTTGAAATTTGTGAATCATTTGAaccaaaattctgaaaatttgATTTACCTCTCGCCGCAAATTTTCCTTTCGACCTCTTATTCTTCTCATTGAAACGTGCTTGCAAAGCAATCTCCGCTTTGGCTTTGTCGGCGCCTCTCTCATCCATCCTTTGTTCATGTGCCTCTAACGAACTTTGCAATTCATCCTTGCTCAAAGTTGTTATATCCTTTGATTCTTCAATAGCCACAACTATGTTGTCGAAACGCGGTGTTAACGAACGCAATACTTTCGATACAACATTCTGCTCAAGAATCGTTTCCCCAGAAAATTTGATTTGATTAACTAACCGGGTAATGCGCGTAATGTAGTCGTTGATCGTTTCTTTATCTTCCATTTGTGTTAACTCGAATTATCGCTTGTAAGTTTGTAACCTTACAACCTTCGCTTTGACGACCCCGGCATATGCTTTCTCCAAGATTTCCCATGCTTGCTTCGCCGATTCACAATCGCCAACCTTCTCGAAATTGTCGTTATCAACACAAGAATGAATCAAGAATAGGGCTTTgtaatccttcttcttctcttctttgtgTGTAGCTCTTTGAATGTCAGTAGCCTCTGCCCCTAATTGTGTAACTCCATTGATGACGATCTCAAGCACCTCTTGATAACCAAACAAAACCCTCATTTATTTTGCCCATTTATCATAGTTCTTCGAATCAAGAATTGGGATATTGATGGGAATTCGATCATTGGAAACAGTTGTCATTGTTGCAGCGGATTAGGATCGATAACCAaggctcttgatgccaaatgttggaACATAAAACATAAAACTGAAAATTGAAGGTTCAACAATGGTGGAAGAAAAGAAgattggggaagatgaagttgAGAGAGAAAGATAGAGAGAATAGAGTAATATTTCGATGAGTATGTATTTTTTGCATTAACCTTGAATTGGAATGATACAAATGTATTTATACATTGGGAATAAAATCTACAACTAAAGTGACTctaaagaaaataaaatctgttaattttggaaggaaaaaaacagaattttaattttcaattaacACTCATTACCCTATGAACCTGACTTTAAGGAAGCAAATATCCCCACTAAAGCCAGACCAATACAAATGAATAAACAAAATTTAGACTATtgtaaaaaagaaataaaagattTCTTAGACAAGGGATTGATTAGGCCCAGTAAGTCTCCTTGGAGTTGCTCCGCTTTCTATGTTACCAATGCTTCTGAGCTAGAAAGAGGAAGTCCTCGGTTAGTAATAAATTACAAACCCTTAAATAAAGCATTACAATGGATTAGGTATCCCATACCTAATAAAAAGGATTTGAAAAATAGATTACATAATAAAAGTATATTTTCAAAGTTTGATCTTAAATCTGGATATTATCAAATACAATTAAAGGAAGAAGATAAATATAAAACCGCTTTTGAGGTGCCCTTTGGTCACTATGAATGGAATGTCATGCCTTTAGGATTAAAAATGCTCCTTCCGAGTTCCAAAATATTATGAATACTATATTTAATGATTACTCGCACTTCACCATAGTTTATTTAGATGACATATTAGTATTTTCAGATTCTATAAGTCAGCATATACAACATATGAACCTATTTTATGAGATAATTAAAGAGAAAGAGTTAGTCTTGTCTGAAAAGAAACTTAAAATATTTCAATCTAAAGTAAGATTTTGGGTTTTGATATTTCCCAAGGTATGTATACCCCCATTAGTAGATCTTTAGAATTTATTAATAAATTTCCAGATGAACTAAAGGATAAAATCCAGTTGCAAAGATTCTTAGGTTGTATAAATTATGTGGCTGACTTCATACCCAACATAAGAACCATTTGTATACCATTATTCAAGAGACTTAGGAAGAATCCTCCTCCTTGGGATGATTCAATGATCCAAAGTGTTTTGCAATTAAAGAAAATAGTTAAAAAAATTACCCTGTTTAGGAATACCTGATCCTAGTGCCAACCTTATTGTTGAAACCGATGCCTCAGATATAGGCTTTGGGGGAGTTCTAAAACAAATACTTTCGGGCATGGAAAAGGAATAGGTGGTCAGATATTATTCTGGAACTTGGAACCCAACTCAATTAAACTATAGTACTATTAAAAAAGAAAATTTATCTATTGTTTTGTGTATTACAAAATTTCAAGATGACTTgttttcaaaaacattttcattAAAAATAGATTGCAAAGCTGCACAAAGTGTTTTACAAAAGGATGTTAAAAATTTAGTTTCAAAACATATATTTGCTAGGTGGCAAGCATTACtttcttgttttgattttgaaatcgAGCATATTCAAAGAATTAAAAATTCattactgtaagaccccaattttgtccctaagatccctcatggcccataacatctcatatcatggcctcaaggatcattgcataccctagcttgcctcctagtgggtgggtatcttgtgagtgtggttcttgatcaccaagcatgtattgcacttgtatgtcattgcttttcatatgtttactaaccaaaagtacaaaaatattgtcatctaaccttgttgcttgcagatgaagccaactaggtcaaaccagtcaaatcagccattgagcaatggatggtgaccattcttgaagaatttgggcaccatgatcattcattaagagttcatttaagttgtgatatcattttggatcaagatctcatgtggtagaggcttggaattcatcagaacatggctcagtcaaccaaaaccctagaaaagtcaactatggtcaactgtgcatttaatcaggaattggagggtgtgagatggttggaaagacctcattcatgtccatatgagccttatttggcatttcaaagatcaaggttgaaggatttgaagtcagacaaaaagtttcccaaaatggaaatgacctgtaattctcacctgccaaaaatggaaagtttttctccccaaaattacatgtccaagaatgcttcaaataaaattttgcccaacatgaaagttgaagatcttgctctcacatttccaaaaagtccaagaacactcatttctaatgtgtggttggcaagttatgatcagatcattttccaaaaatgcctaaattcaaagtggcataactttcacatggaatggccaaattggatggttcttctttgagcaaaccacatttgatgtgtactatccaaatccattatcacatttcaccaaaaaccttcacataaaaaggtcatttttgaagtgaaccatttaaaaattggtgggaaaaaaggccaaatttcaaaatacatgGAGTTTCCACATGAaaccaattccaatagcttccaaatgcATTTTATGATTTGCTTGAGGTGAAAAagtactgttccattggttcaagGTGCATAAGGGCAAAATTGACCAAATGGCATAAACAAGCTCATTCACTAATCATCCAAATTatggttaatcatgattaaagcTTGGATTAACATGAAGTATAAAAGGTTAACTGTAACAGAATTGAAGATCAATAACCACTTTTTCAGATCAAAGCCAAAAAttctccaattctctcaaaatcTCACACTTTGCACACACACTTCTTCTTCATTGTTCATCAAGAATTCACCAATTTTTGTGCCGTCTCTTTGTTGATTCTCCATCTGCAGGTCTTTTGTGAGTTCTGTTTGTGGTAATTTGAGGAAGAATCGCGCCAAACTCACTGTTGCAACCTTGAGTTCATCAATGGCAGCCGGCCAATTCTTCATGATCGTGCATTGCTGAGCTAAACAATCATCACTATTCACCTTCTACACCAATCTACTCCATCTGTTTCATGCAATTGAGGACAGAAACAAGCTGAATCACGACCTGCATCTACATAAGGTCAGAATTCGATTGACACGATTCTTGAAATCTTGATATGCGTCTTGTAGATCTCACAACGTAGGTTACAATGTAATTTAGATCATAGAGTTTCGTTAAGTATCGAAGGAGAAATCCGGATCTGAACATTTAGATGCAAAACTATTTTCAACCGTATCTGCTTGTGTGATGATTTCTGGACAAAATTAATACCATATCCATGATCCTTGTTGCGAGATGAAGAGATCCATATATAGTTTGCTAGTTTTCGTGGAAAAATGTTCATGTCCATGATGAACAGTGTGAAATGATGAAGAACTCTGGATTTCTCTTTCAATTTCGCGTGCTAGATCTTGCTTTGGCCTGTTTCCGTTTGAAAACGTGTTTACCGCGCGAATTGACCAGTCACGTGTTGCCAGCGTTTTTAATTGAACGCTGCGTTTTGCCCCCTGGATCCAgtaattacaaaaatgccatgctgttttaattaattcattttaaacttaaataattatttcaatttCAATCAAAACTTCTAAAAATACTAATTAAGTCATCCCtaatccaaattgagtgaggatttttttgatgatctccaaattttgtctagttttttttaggcatagtaattcaagttgtgcctggtgatttttTGGACTTGTCTAGTGATCTTGATCATGTGTGCATTAtatgtatgttttgccatttttttcacaaaatgatgatgcattatccaaaatgaatgaaatttcacatgcttgttcttgactctctcctggtgattttggtatatagtttgctaattttgagtccctggttagcgagatatgatgtgatcttcatgagtgtgacaatgtgtgtcacactatgttatgccatgttcatgattttatttttaatgcTTACACTGtgcctatggctctgattttttgcatgtgatgtcatatgtatgtctagtttcaccatgaatttttgtaggaattgttgatacatttcctatttgatgggcatttttgtttgctgtttaccattttgtgaactTTGTTTGAGTGATCATCTTCCATAGCTTGTGAAATCCTAATACCTTATCATATaaagatgaaatttggtggagtgtttcttaacatgtttagcttcaatttggctttggtcccattcatttctcctttgttgtcactgttttacaattgattgaagttggtgtacaCTTTGTGACCTTGTTTgggttgatttttgcatgccatgatttcctgatttaattcccctacttccacttgtccaaatgctatgaaatttgatatgtagctcattgaatgtgttctgtttgagctggaatttttgtggaatttattgagttgttttggtatttgtttgatggtgatcattctgtttactcatatgtggttcacacttgcttactttgacctaaattgtgcttaaaatgaaattggtgtattgttttgatatgagaccaattggactctcttcttaattgaattatcttggttttgatcatgtttcacttgctgttttaagatttttccctccttttgaccctaggcttgtcctagtggtcttaattctcatgtttgactttgactttgacttttcaggttaagaagcaaagtgttttaaaggaattaatgcaagttgattgacttgtttcatttgaatattgtaaactaacttgtttgttttgtaggatgcttagctcattTGAGCTTTGAGCTTTGAGCTTTGCACATTACATTGTTTGATTGTATTATCTGTTGGTTCATTACCTTGTTTGTTTTGACCTTTGTGATTGgtgctgattatatttgattgatttcaggtaccatagtcgctaatagttctttgagaacttgcattgctttgcttgtatagcatttgcattgaggtataacaccttcttcttcatgtagtctggaagacctggcttgttatttagccaggcacctgtctgaagtcctccttaagaggcaatgtctttgtgtgtttatttttgtccccaagcaggtaaagtcctttgaataaggcaattggtagaatccaagagatatgtagcctatctcctactattctgtgagtcactcaccttgctcacactacttgtgttgatgcatagtgagtaaaagcccaagatctatcgagtctaatttgtggagagagttccccctttctggactcccacaccttctaatattcaatgctctccctgaccagggataagagtgatgaggcacacccctcatatcctttcatctgcttcaccttagcccctcaatggcaaggttaagagcaatattaaccctattccagttggctttaatgcctcacccttgtttgagcccgATTGCTTGGCTATAGTGTGTGATGAATGACCTTGCTTGATTATTTACTTGATTCATATGTACATGATTACTTGAGTTTGTCattatgcatttatcatcattgattgccattagtgcatgatcatttcatttgtccttgtgacattgatgttttcccattgaggacaactgtaagtccatttattggctagtgttcctatgacatggaagggatagagtgtaagaccatttcattggtcactcatatcctcttagCCTTGTGCTTCTTGTTTGTTAGTggtatgtgaggatgcaattgtaagaccatgttgttggcatttgtattcccatgatcatctgttggagatcagggtaagcccagacagattggcatctgatatccatcTTTTCATTTGTGTTTGTTATGTGAGGATACAACTATAAGACCATGTTATTGGCATTTGTACTTCCTATGATCATGCTTtggaggttggaataagtccagatagattggcagttgatttccatgttttgtttttgttttgctttgAGGAGATTAaagtaagaccatttattggcatctgacatcccattttgttttgctttgtgagattggagtaagaccattcattggcatccggtatcattgttttattttaggagattggtgtaaatccatttattggtatccgatatccgcttttgtgtgagattggagtaagatcattgatggcatccggtatcacctcgcttttattttactaacttgctttgttgccttattccaaaggacacacttgaatcatcttctatatgatttcaagaggtgaacctctcggaagttttacactccctcatccatacccttttgtttcaaaacccctttcACATTGTTGAATTTTCAAACTTGtatatacatgttgtgcaaacattcatgcctttttcaaattagaaacttggaacttaagtccttgattttcaaacttcacttttgttaatacttctttttgaatcaattttaatcatactttgaccatgctttgtaaatactcataatcaattaacttcactcattcaattgttttggctttgtccattgttaatatgttttcatacattagccgtaggtttcaattaccatagtggttgatgtaaatcttaccttatccttagtgagttgattgtaagtcttccatacttattatagggttaaaccctcactagtatgttgaagctatcctcgcatggtggattgttgatgttggttgagttttctcccattggtaatgaaaagccttagtgcttgtgttttaaaattgaacccactgacaatttggaaatcttttagccgaactacggcgttttgatccttacctttgatggaaggtacgtaggcaacgggttcatccgttcgaacacaaaaataattaacatgtacaatcttttctcatcatcccattcatgtttgcacaatatgtcaaaaacaaataaacatctttcttatacaacaagtgtgaaaagggttccctaggagtacctaggacgtgatgggtgcctaacaccttcccattgcgtaatttaccccttaccccgatctctgatcttttcattggttttctacgtgtaaaacttcttaggcttttgttcgctttttagccagtcctttggataaataaaagtgcggtggcgactctatttacttgtatactttgcttatgatttaatcaatagatcatatagtgacgaatacaccgctacagaaaagtggcgactctgctggggaaatatagaatccttggtggtattgcctacttttcatccttgttgtgtgatatattgttatttgttatttgacatatttttgtacaatttgggataattgtattgattgtaatgtttgaattgcttgatatacaattgctgtttgctttggtgatctctgtgagatgagttctatacccgaactcgagtgcactctaggataggagaatggcatagtcttgttgactggtgtggagtattccttagccagttgacttgcgagtccattcacttggtggaggtcatgttggattaataatgtcacacaagttatttgtggttaggcattattctttcaatcatgtgccttagaagccaaggaccttagtttaccaaacccatcttggcctatttttaggacgtagtgcggaggtcgttcagatgtaagttctaatgtgattgtcacgcgatactacactcataagagtttctcttgagaatatttttggaatacgagtattcgttcctccgataatatccgaaagatgggacgatgattatgggaacctctggtagaacatgtatggcaggtttaaacccttgtacattccctttgggtggttcttaaccgagactccatgctcgtgactctcagcaaacccgtgattcatggttgagtcgttcagacaaccttaatatcaatggaacttgggcgtcgataaggtgtaaaccataatccgccaaaatggatgattgatattaaggatgtcagagccggttcatgtaccgttaatatcaatggaacttgggtgtcgataaggtgaaaacctaaatccaccaaaatggatgattgatattagggatacaatgagctttgccatgacctttgtttggtgtgctttgcttgatcattgagtgtgattgttgcattcatgcattcatgcattcatctgcatttcaagtcatcagaaaaaaaagaaaattttcaaggaacttaaagggtttatttgca is a window of Lathyrus oleraceus cultivar Zhongwan6 chromosome 6, CAAS_Psat_ZW6_1.0, whole genome shotgun sequence DNA encoding:
- the LOC127093899 gene encoding uncharacterized protein LOC127093899; this translates as MEDKETINDYITRITRLVNQIKFSGETILEQNVVSKVLRSLTPRFDNIVVAIEESKDITTLSKDELQSSLEAHEQRMDERGADKAKAEIALQARFNEKNKRSKGKFAARGKSNFQNFGSNDSQISKHSTSEKGESSSKDSGHSNGFKKRDVSKVQCYKCRKFGHFANSCRAKSKENHNNEVKVAREEVDDEDTLLVMITERSYGITDVPGSSYFSDSLRDSSCTVPENSEKMHSDRNALFTVRDGVQGREEWYLDSGCSTHMTGRKDWFVQINQAAKSKVKFADDTTLSAEGVEDVLIGKRNGGHSRIKDVLYIPGIKCNRLSIGQLLERGYKIRLEEKFLRVLDSNGMLILKAPMAANRTFKIELKVMEHR